Proteins encoded within one genomic window of Amycolatopsis nigrescens CSC17Ta-90:
- a CDS encoding F0F1 ATP synthase subunit delta produces the protein MTLHAASRESLGLAENRLGEVLSDAGTDPATVGEELLSVVELLGREIGLRRAVADGSAAADSRQRLVRALLESKVSEPALKVLDEVVGNRWSSPRELMDGIQSLGRSALLTSAENTGNLDTVEDELFRISRTVAGSPDLERALADQTAPAEAKRTLVHSLFAGKVDVVSEKLAEQVILRSRGKDVLAGLDELVRLAADRRRRSVAYVTSASELSAEQQAQLTEKLTGIYGRQIALHVEIDPALGGGLVIRVGDEVIDGSAAGRIAALRRQLAG, from the coding sequence ATGACGCTGCATGCTGCGAGCCGTGAGTCGCTCGGCCTCGCCGAGAACCGCCTCGGCGAGGTTCTGTCCGACGCGGGCACCGATCCGGCGACCGTCGGCGAGGAGCTGCTCTCCGTTGTCGAGTTGCTGGGCAGGGAGATCGGGCTGCGCCGGGCCGTCGCGGACGGCTCCGCGGCCGCCGACTCCCGGCAACGGCTGGTCCGTGCGCTGCTGGAGTCCAAGGTCTCCGAGCCGGCGCTGAAGGTGCTCGACGAGGTGGTCGGCAACCGCTGGTCCAGCCCTCGCGAGCTGATGGACGGTATCCAGTCACTCGGCCGGTCGGCCCTGCTGACCAGCGCCGAGAACACCGGGAACCTGGACACCGTCGAGGACGAGCTGTTCCGGATCTCCCGCACCGTGGCCGGTTCGCCGGACCTGGAGCGGGCACTGGCCGACCAGACCGCACCGGCCGAGGCCAAGCGGACGCTGGTGCACAGCCTGTTCGCCGGCAAGGTGGACGTGGTCTCCGAGAAGCTGGCCGAGCAGGTCATCCTGCGCAGCCGCGGCAAGGACGTGCTCGCCGGGCTCGACGAGCTGGTCCGGCTGGCCGCGGACCGGCGGCGGCGTTCGGTCGCCTACGTGACCAGCGCCAGCGAGCTGTCCGCCGAACAGCAGGCGCAGCTGACCGAGAAGCTGACCGGTATCTACGGACGGCAGATCGCCCTGCACGTCGAGATCGACCCCGCATTGGGCGGCGGCCTGGTCATCCGCGTCGGTGACGAGGTCATCGACGGCAGTGCGGCCGGGCGGATCGCCGCGTTGCGCAGGCAGTTGGCCGGCTGA
- the atpA gene encoding F0F1 ATP synthase subunit alpha, whose product MAELTISSDEIRSAIENYVSSYSPDVSREEVGRVIDTGDGVAHVEGLPSTMANELLEFPGGILGVAQNLEPRQMGVVILGNYESIQEGQEVKRTGQILSVPVGENFLGRTIDPLGKAIDGLGDIESDERRALELQAASVVQRQPVSEPLQTGITSIDAQTPIGRGQRQLIIGDRKTGKTTVCVDTIINQKRNWETGDPKQQVRCIYVAIGQKGSTIANVRKTLEDAGALEYTTIVAAPASDSAGFKWLAPFTGAALGQHWMYQGKHVLIVFDDLTKQAEAYRAISLLLRRPPGREAFPGDVFYLHSRLLERCAKLNDELGAGSLTGLPIIETKANDISAYIPTNVISITDGQCFFQSDLFNSGQRPAVDVTTSVSRVGGDAQIKAMKSVSGSLRIDLSQYEELKSFAAFASDLDAASKAQLDRGARLYELLKQPQNSPIPVEQQVVTVFLGTKGHFDDVPIEDVARFNRELIENLRHKHDEILTAVREEKKWTEELAEKAIAATNEFKKGFTTSEGKTLLNEADADAMDADKVGQETVKVNKPAPKK is encoded by the coding sequence ATGGCGGAGCTGACGATCTCCTCGGACGAGATCCGTAGCGCGATCGAGAACTACGTCTCCAGTTACTCCCCGGACGTGAGCCGGGAAGAGGTCGGCCGGGTCATCGACACCGGTGACGGTGTGGCGCACGTCGAGGGCCTGCCCTCGACCATGGCCAACGAGCTGCTGGAGTTCCCCGGCGGCATCCTCGGGGTGGCCCAGAACCTGGAGCCGCGCCAGATGGGTGTGGTCATCCTCGGTAACTACGAGTCGATCCAGGAAGGCCAGGAGGTCAAGCGGACCGGCCAGATCCTGTCGGTCCCGGTCGGCGAGAACTTCCTCGGCCGCACCATCGACCCGCTCGGCAAGGCGATCGACGGCCTCGGCGACATCGAGTCCGACGAGCGCCGCGCGCTCGAGCTGCAGGCCGCTTCGGTGGTGCAGCGCCAGCCGGTGTCCGAGCCGCTGCAGACCGGCATCACCTCGATCGACGCGCAGACCCCGATCGGCCGTGGCCAGCGCCAGCTGATCATCGGTGACCGCAAGACCGGCAAGACCACGGTCTGCGTGGACACGATCATCAACCAGAAGCGCAACTGGGAGACCGGCGACCCGAAGCAGCAGGTGCGCTGCATCTACGTCGCGATCGGCCAGAAGGGCTCCACGATCGCCAACGTCCGCAAGACGCTTGAGGACGCGGGCGCGCTGGAGTACACCACGATCGTCGCCGCCCCGGCGTCCGACTCGGCCGGCTTCAAGTGGCTGGCGCCGTTCACCGGTGCCGCGCTCGGCCAGCACTGGATGTACCAGGGCAAGCACGTGCTGATCGTGTTCGACGACCTCACCAAGCAGGCCGAGGCCTACCGCGCGATCTCGCTGCTGCTGCGCCGCCCGCCGGGCCGCGAGGCGTTCCCCGGCGACGTCTTCTACTTGCACTCCCGCCTGCTCGAGCGGTGCGCCAAGCTGAACGACGAGCTGGGCGCCGGCTCGCTGACCGGGCTGCCGATCATCGAGACCAAGGCCAACGACATCTCGGCCTACATCCCGACGAACGTCATCTCGATCACCGACGGCCAGTGCTTCTTCCAGTCGGACCTGTTCAACTCGGGCCAGCGCCCCGCGGTCGACGTGACCACGTCGGTCTCCCGAGTCGGTGGTGACGCGCAGATCAAGGCGATGAAGTCGGTCTCCGGCTCGCTGCGGATCGACCTGTCCCAGTACGAGGAGCTGAAGTCCTTCGCGGCCTTCGCCTCCGACCTGGACGCGGCCTCCAAGGCGCAGCTGGACCGCGGTGCCCGGCTCTACGAGCTGCTCAAGCAGCCGCAGAACTCGCCGATCCCGGTCGAGCAGCAGGTCGTCACCGTGTTCCTGGGTACCAAGGGGCACTTCGACGACGTGCCGATCGAGGACGTCGCCCGGTTCAACCGCGAACTGATCGAGAACCTGCGGCACAAGCACGACGAGATCCTCACCGCGGTCCGCGAGGAGAAGAAGTGGACCGAGGAGCTGGCCGAGAAGGCCATCGCGGCGACGAACGAGTTCAAGAAGGGGTTCACCACCTCTGAGGGCAAGACGCTGCTCAACGAAGCGGACGCCGACGCGATGGACGCCGACAAGGTCGGGCAGGAGACCGTGAAGGTCAACAAGCCCGCACCGAAGAAGTAA
- a CDS encoding F0F1 ATP synthase subunit gamma, whose protein sequence is MAQLRELRERVRATKSIGKITKAYELIATSRIGKAQARVAAARPYADEITNVLSALASAASTLDTPLLTERPDAKRAAVLVVTSDKGLCGGYNANVLRATEELLSLLRSEGKTPTLYVIGDKGLNYYQFRGRELAQSWTGFSQTPRYENAATTGQILVDLFLAGADDEGGTPGADGVLGVDELHIVYTEFKSMLTQTPVAKRIAPMEVEYSDDEPEQTGINSAYEFEPSAEKLLDALLPKYINTRIFAALLESAASELAARRTAMKAASDNANDLVEQLSRQANQARQAQVTQEISEIVGGANALAAVGSDD, encoded by the coding sequence ATGGCACAACTTCGCGAACTACGTGAACGGGTACGGGCGACCAAGTCGATCGGCAAGATCACCAAGGCCTACGAGCTCATCGCGACCTCGCGGATCGGCAAGGCGCAGGCCAGGGTGGCCGCCGCCCGGCCGTACGCCGACGAGATCACCAACGTGCTCTCCGCCCTGGCCAGCGCGGCGTCCACGCTGGACACCCCGCTGCTGACCGAGCGCCCCGACGCCAAGCGCGCCGCGGTGCTGGTGGTGACCAGCGACAAGGGGCTGTGCGGCGGCTACAACGCCAACGTGCTGCGGGCCACCGAGGAGCTGCTCTCGCTGCTGCGTTCGGAGGGCAAGACGCCGACGCTGTACGTGATCGGCGACAAGGGGCTGAACTACTACCAGTTCCGCGGCCGCGAGCTCGCGCAGAGCTGGACCGGGTTCTCGCAGACCCCCAGGTACGAGAACGCCGCGACCACCGGGCAGATCCTGGTCGACCTGTTCCTCGCCGGAGCGGACGACGAGGGCGGCACCCCCGGTGCGGACGGCGTGCTCGGCGTGGACGAGCTGCACATCGTCTACACCGAGTTCAAGTCGATGCTCACCCAGACGCCGGTGGCCAAGCGGATCGCGCCGATGGAGGTCGAGTACTCGGACGACGAGCCGGAGCAGACCGGCATCAACTCGGCCTACGAGTTCGAGCCGAGCGCGGAGAAGCTGCTGGACGCGTTGCTGCCGAAGTACATCAACACGCGGATTTTCGCGGCGTTGCTGGAGTCGGCCGCGTCGGAGCTGGCCGCGCGCCGCACCGCGATGAAGGCGGCCTCGGACAACGCGAACGACCTGGTCGAGCAGCTGAGCAGGCAGGCGAACCAGGCGCGTCAGGCCCAGGTCACCCAGGAGATCAGCGAAATCGTCGGTGGGGCTAACGCGCTCGCCGCTGTAGGAAGTGATGACTAA